A genomic segment from Pistricoccus aurantiacus encodes:
- a CDS encoding CidA/LrgA family protein — protein sequence MPLIAGMSLLLICQFLGELVVRSFALPVPGPVMGMLILLIGLMINGRVPDSLRKAGEGLLRYLTLLFVPAGVGVMVHSDLIRADFWTLVITLILSTAVTLGVTGKVMNWLVKRLESRGGRP from the coding sequence ATGCCATTGATTGCAGGAATGAGTCTGTTGCTGATTTGTCAGTTTCTGGGGGAGCTGGTGGTTCGAAGCTTCGCATTACCGGTACCGGGGCCGGTGATGGGAATGCTGATTCTATTGATCGGCCTGATGATCAACGGTCGAGTGCCTGATTCGCTGCGTAAGGCCGGTGAGGGGCTACTTCGCTATCTCACGCTGCTATTCGTACCCGCTGGCGTGGGGGTCATGGTGCACTCTGATCTGATACGCGCGGATTTCTGGACGCTGGTCATTACTCTGATTCTCTCTACGGCGGTGACTCTGGGGGTCACCGGGAAGGTCATGAATTGGCTGGTCAAACGGCTCGAATCCAGAGGAGGGCGACCATGA